The DNA sequence GCTTCTGTTACATCTGCAAAACAGTTAGCATTATGAGTTTATAAAAGTTTTGCTTTTGTTATGTAAACACTAAACCCATATTTGTTAATGTTGTTGAAAGAGCAGTTTGCAAGCTACCCAATTACCCAAAACAATGCTATCAACACTGAATTCTCTATTTCCGCTGCAGTAGAAAGTTATCCCATTCACTAGTACTGGGTGCCTCACTGCAATTTCCTGAGTAAATCACTTACACATGAGATAATGTAAGTTCTGGCCTAATTACGTTCCGAAAGTGCACTGGGCAGCTCCATTAGATGACAAATCCACCTGCCTGATACTGCCATCCATCAGGACAGCGGTATGTGccagtcctcctcacagctcagtgCCCACAGATAATGGCAGGCAAGACCAAGCTGCGCAGGAGCTCCCTCCAGTGAAACAGCCAGCAGCGGCTCCTCATTGAGACCCAGCCACCATGGCTGAGCCACCTCAGTCCCACGGCCCCTTCTGTACAGCATATGGTGCCACCCATCATCTGCCAGCCTGGCCCTCAGGTGGTACACAGAAGTAGTAACCAAtgagtgagatcagagtgacaCCTGATCACCAAGATGAATCACGCTGTAAATAAGGAGTACAATATTCGTTTGCTTCAACTGTAAAACATGTTTTTATTACTGTACATTTTGCACTGATCTAGTGCTTGGTTACTCATGAATATTAAAGTCATTCAGGAATGGGAACATTCAGCTggcaagaacaatttatactccGATGATAAATAttgtcacagtgctgtttgggcaTCAAGGGCTGCTCAGCAGTCATGTACTAAGGTCGGTAGTGGTTTCAAGGAAGATCGCTTTCTTGGTATTTGGCACAGAAGGAGTGAAATGCTACGTCATCAATGGCTGAACTCCTCCTGCACAATCTGATTTTGGATAGCTCTTGCAGCAATCAGGGATGAATCCTCCAACTGTTCATCTTCCTCAAACGCTGGGGCCTGCAACTCTCTTTCCTCAGGTAGCAGTGGCTCCTCATCATCTATGTTGAACAGGTGGCCTTCCTGCAGTGCAAAATTGTGTAGCACGCAGCATGCTATGACGATCCTCGCCACCCTCTGCGGCGTGTACTGCAGAGCTCCACTGGATCGGTCCAGGCAGCGAAACCTGCTTTTTAACAGTCTTATGGTCCTCTCCACCACGGCTCGTGTTGCTGCCTGAGCTTTGTTGTATGCATCCTCCGCCTGCGTTTTTGGTTGGCTCAGTGGTGGCATGAGCCACGTTTGCAATGCATATGCTTGGTCTCCGAGGAGCCACCCTTGGACATGATTATCCTCATGGAAGAGGTCAGGGAGTGTTGAGTGCTGTACAATGACAGCGTCGTGACAGCTGCCAGCATGCTTGGCATTTACATACAGGATCTTCTGATGGGCATCGCAGACAATCTGAACATTTAGCGAGTGGAACCCCTTCCTGTTTACAAATATAAGTGGTTGTTCTGCTGGTGCCTTCAGTGCCACATGGGTGCCACCTATGGCACCCTGAACCTTGGGGAACCCTGCAATGTAACAGAACTCCTTTGCTCGTTCCCGCTGCTGCCTAGGCATGATGCCAAAGTTGATGAACCCTGGAGCCTTGTTGAAGAGCACATCTGTGACCTGTTGAATGGCTGCCCTCACCGCTCCTTGGCTGATATTGCACATGTTCCCCGTGGCACCTTGAAAGGATCCAGTGCCGAAAAAATTCAGGGCAGTGGTCACTTTCATTTCAACGGACAAGGCTGTCCTGGCAGTAGAGTGCGGCTGAAGATCTTCACGAAGGAGCTCGCACAGATGTGCAATGGCACCCTTGGACAATCGCACCCTTCGAACACAGAGATCCTCCGAGAGGTCCTCAAAGGACCTGCGCTGCCTGTA is a window from the Carcharodon carcharias isolate sCarCar2 chromosome 7, sCarCar2.pri, whole genome shotgun sequence genome containing:
- the LOC121279620 gene encoding putative nuclease HARBI1; this encodes MAFPMGIPLYTIIVEDEEEEEQQRMEAKRIRQHGKRHHPTRYYPPQRIYRQRRSFEDLSEDLCVRRVRLSKGAIAHLCELLREDLQPHSTARTALSVEMKVTTALNFFGTGSFQGATGNMCNISQGAVRAAIQQVTDVLFNKAPGFINFGIMPRQQRERAKEFCYIAGFPKVQGAIGGTHVALKAPAEQPLIFVNRKGFHSLNVQIVCDAHQKILYVNAKHAGSCHDAVIVQHSTLPDLFHEDNHVQGWLLGDQAYALQTWLMPPLSQPKTQAEDAYNKAQAATRAVVERTIRLLKSRFRCLDRSSGALQYTPQRVARIVIACCVLHNFALQEGHLFNIDDEEPLLPEERELQAPAFEEDEQLEDSSLIAARAIQNQIVQEEFSH